In Nocardia asteroides, a single genomic region encodes these proteins:
- a CDS encoding acyl-CoA synthetase, producing MANNFADLFEHAVDAMPERTALILGDRRLRFRDLDTRANQLAHYLATLGVGTGTHVGFQMHNSIETMEVLIACFKLSAVPINVNFRYGPAELTYLYDNADLEVLLYHACYGEQVRAAREAVPGLRHVICVDDDVASWEFGIDALRYETVMKAGAPWRPFADRSGDDLFMMYTGGTTGLPKGVMWRQEDMWRVLGGGIDFYTNEYVTDEYQQSRTGAAGGQAIYYILPPLIHAAAMMPTFLALWCGHAVIFERRFDPERVWRQVEREQPNVIVITGDAMARPLIDAYRQHPVDVSSVIAIASGAALLSQSTKNALLELFPGAVISDSIGSSETGFGGIGFAQRDDDPARGPRVNTGRGAVIVDDDGAPVPPGAEGWLAKTGQVPLGYYKDPVKSDKLFKTVAGERIVITDDRARREQDGSITLIGRGNMVINTGGEKVFAEEVESVVKAHPAVFDATVVAVPHERWGNTVAAVVALTDGAELDFTEFCAHTRQHLAGYKIPRSLWIAERVVRAPSGKPDYGWARDHVAEREPDHRVPESGAATVSSDARLAEVGAPRSVTGPDSSVAAQAQADPADGGARP from the coding sequence ATGGCCAACAACTTCGCCGACCTCTTCGAACACGCCGTCGACGCGATGCCGGAGCGCACCGCGCTGATCCTCGGTGACCGCAGGCTCCGCTTCCGCGACCTGGACACCAGGGCGAACCAGCTGGCGCACTACCTGGCCACGCTCGGGGTCGGCACCGGCACCCACGTCGGCTTCCAGATGCACAACAGCATCGAGACCATGGAGGTGCTGATCGCCTGCTTCAAGCTCTCCGCGGTCCCGATCAACGTCAACTTCCGGTACGGCCCGGCCGAGCTGACCTACCTCTACGACAACGCCGACCTGGAGGTGCTGCTCTACCACGCCTGTTACGGCGAGCAGGTGCGCGCGGCGCGGGAGGCGGTGCCGGGGCTGCGGCACGTGATCTGCGTCGACGACGATGTGGCGAGCTGGGAGTTCGGCATCGACGCGTTGCGCTACGAGACGGTCATGAAGGCGGGCGCGCCCTGGCGGCCGTTCGCCGACCGCAGCGGTGACGACCTGTTCATGATGTACACCGGCGGCACCACCGGCCTGCCCAAGGGCGTCATGTGGCGCCAGGAGGACATGTGGCGGGTGCTCGGCGGCGGCATCGACTTCTACACCAACGAGTACGTCACCGACGAGTACCAGCAGTCCCGCACCGGCGCGGCGGGCGGCCAGGCGATCTACTACATCCTGCCGCCGCTCATCCACGCCGCCGCCATGATGCCGACCTTCCTGGCGCTGTGGTGCGGGCACGCGGTGATCTTCGAGCGCCGCTTCGACCCGGAGCGGGTCTGGCGGCAGGTCGAGCGCGAGCAGCCCAATGTCATCGTGATCACCGGTGATGCCATGGCGCGGCCGCTGATCGACGCCTACCGGCAGCACCCGGTCGACGTCTCCTCGGTGATCGCCATCGCCTCCGGCGCGGCGCTGCTCTCCCAATCCACCAAGAACGCGCTGCTCGAGCTCTTCCCCGGCGCAGTCATCTCGGACTCCATCGGCTCCTCGGAGACCGGCTTCGGCGGCATCGGCTTCGCGCAGCGCGACGACGACCCGGCGCGCGGGCCGCGGGTGAACACCGGGCGCGGCGCGGTGATCGTGGACGACGACGGCGCTCCGGTGCCGCCCGGCGCGGAGGGCTGGCTGGCCAAGACCGGCCAGGTGCCGCTCGGCTACTACAAGGACCCGGTGAAATCGGACAAGCTCTTCAAGACCGTCGCCGGTGAGCGCATCGTGATCACCGACGACCGGGCGCGGCGCGAGCAGGACGGCTCGATCACGCTGATCGGCCGCGGCAACATGGTGATCAACACCGGCGGCGAGAAGGTCTTCGCCGAAGAGGTGGAGAGCGTGGTCAAGGCGCACCCCGCGGTCTTCGACGCCACCGTGGTCGCGGTGCCGCACGAGCGCTGGGGGAACACGGTCGCCGCGGTGGTCGCGCTCACCGACGGCGCCGAACTCGACTTCACCGAGTTCTGCGCGCACACCAGGCAGCACCTGGCCGGGTACAAGATCCCGCGCTCGCTGTGGATCGCGGAGCGCGTGGTCCGGGCGCCGAGCGGCAAGCCGGACTACGGGTGGGCCCGCGACCACGTCGCCGAGCGGGAGCCGGATCACCGGGTGCCGGAGTCCGGGGCAGCGACCGTTTCGAGCGACGCCCGGCTCGCCGAGGTCGGCGCCCCGCGGTCGGTGACCGGGCCGGACAGCTCGGTGGCCGCGCAAGCGCAGGCGGACCCGGCGGACGGCGGGGCCCGCCCGTGA